The Halorussus gelatinilyticus genome contains the following window.
CGCCGCCGTACCGCGTCGGCGACGAACGACTCGGCGTCTACCTCTTCCGGCGACCCGCGCCTCCTCGGGAGTCGTTCGAGGGACTCGACGTCGCTCGGATTCTGGTCGGGCACGGCACGGGCGTCTTCGAGCGGCCCGACGAGGCGCTGGAGGACGCGCTGGCGGGGGCGCGCGAGCGGTTTCCGCGGGCGCTGCTCGAAAACGGCGCGAGTCAGCTTCGGGCGCTGACCGGGGCGGTACGGGAGTGAGCCGATCCCGCAGGAACGGCGCCTCGGGAATGGGTCACGTCCGCAAACTAGGAATATTAGGACGTATGGAGGTCTCGCAGGACTAAACGGTAGCCCTTTTATTCCTCTCTCACGCAGATTCGAGTGTCATGAGCTACGACAAGGTGGAAGTCCCCGAAAGCGGGGAGCCGGTTACCGTCGCGGAGGAAGGCGAAGACGGACTCGAAGTTCCCGAGAACCCCATCATCCCCATCATTCACGGGGACGGCATCGGTCAGGACGTCGGTCCGGCCGCCCAGAAGGTCCTCAGCAAGGCCGCCGAGGCGACCGGCCGCGAGGTCAACTGGATGCGACTCTACGCGGGCGAGAGCGCCCGACAGAAGTACGGCGAGGACGTCAACCTCCCCGACGAGACGGTCGAGGCCATCCGCGAGCACCGCGTGGCCATCAAGGGGCCGCTCACGACCCCCGTCGGCGCTGGCTTCCGGTCGCTGAACGTCGCGCTCCGTCAGACGCTCGACCTCTACGCGAACGTCCGGCCGACCTACTACCTCGACGGCGTTCCCTCCCCGATGAAAGCGCCCGAGGAGATGGACATGGTCACGTTCCGGGAGAACACCGAGGACGTGTACGCGGGCATCGAGTGGGAGCAGGGCACCGAGGAAGTCGAGAAGGTCCGGAACTTCGTCGAGGAGGAGATGGGCTTCGACGAGACGATGCACGAGGGTCCCATCGGTCTCGGTCTCAAGCCCATCTCCGAGAAGGGCAGCAAGCGCCTCGTCCGCGAGGCCATCGACTACGCCATCGAGAACGACCGCGACAAGGTCACGCTGGTCCACAAGGGCAACATCATGAAGTTCACCGAGGGCCAGTTCGGCGACTGGGGCATGGAGGTCGCCGACGAGGAGTACCCCGACGACGAGGTCTTCGCCGCGCCCGACTCGCTCTGGGAGGAGCAGGACGAGGTGGACATCCCGGAGGACGCCGTGATGGTCGAGGAGCGCCTCGCCGACGCGATGCTCCAGTGGATGCAGCTGCGCACCGACGAGTTCGACGTGCTCGCGATGCCGAACCTCAACGGCGACTACCTCAGCGACGCCGCGGGTGCCCAAATCGGCGGTCTGGGCATCGCGCCCGGCGCGAACTTCGGTGACAACCGCTGTCTCGCCGAACCGGTCCACGGCTCCGCGCCCAAGCGCGCCGGACAGGACAAGGCCAACCCGAGCGCGCTCATCCTCTCGGGTCGGCTCCTGTTCGAGTACCTCGGCTGGGACGACACCGGCCAGCTCATCCGCGACGCCGTCGAGCAGACCATCTCGTCGGGCACGGTCACGTACGACCTCGCCCGCCAGCGCGAGGACGCCGAGAAGGTCTCGACCACCGAGTACGCCGAGGCCATCTGCGACAACATCGACGACCTCGCGTAGACGCCGGTCGCTTCGACTCCGTTTCGATTCGGCTTCGATTCCGCTGCGGCTCCGCTTCGACCTCGCTTCGTCTTTCTTTTCGCGTGTCGAAATCTATCTTCCAGACGATACGTTAATCGAACAAGCCACGCCGTATTAAATTCATTGGGGGAGAGATTTATAAAATTCCGCGTGCGAGTCAATCGCATGAGTACGACGGAGGCACCGGGGACCCGGAGTCGACTCGACAGGTGGTTGGAATCGAACCTCTCGGGACTGCTCCCGTGGAAGCGCCGCGCCGAGGCGTTCTACCACGAGAAGCGCGCCAAACTCGCGGGAGACGACTACGAGACCGCCCGCGACCACTACGAGGAGGCGATCGGCGTCCGGGGTCGGCTCGGCGACCCCGAGCGAGCGATGGCGCTCGGGAAGGAACTGGCGGACCTCGCGCGCAAGCGGGGCGACGACGGCACGGCGCTCGACCACTACGAGCGCGTGGTCGAACTCCGCGCCCGCCGGGAGAACGCGCGGGGCGCGCTCGACGCGCTCGAACCGATGCTCGACATCCTCGACGCGGACGGCGTGGACGACGAACTCGCCGACTGGTGGGGTCACGCGCTGATGATTCTCGGGCGGGCCGAACCGGACGAAATCCCGAACGCGCGGCGCGACGAGTTGATTCGCCGGTACGCCGACCGGATTCGCAGCGAGGACAGCGCCGGACGGCTCTACGGGTTCGCGCTCACCCGCCTGCTGGCGGGCGAGGACGAGACGGGCGCGGACCTGCTCGACGCGACGTGGGAGCGCCGCGACGTGGTGCGCGAGCAGGTCGGCCAGTTCCTCGTCGTCCTCGCGGCGGGCGTCGGCCGAGTCGCTCACGCCGAACTGACGGGCCGCGAGGTGGACCGCGAGGCGACCCTCGACTTCGTGGCCGACCACCGCGAGAAGCTCTCGGAACCGGCGACGGCGCTCTTCGACCGACTCCGCGACGGCGAGACAGACGCGGACCCCGAGGGCCTGAAGACCGGCGTCGGGCCGAACGACGGCGCGGAACTCCGCGAGGTCGAGGCCGAAGTGTTCGGACAGTTCCTCGAACGGTTGGAGTGACCCGGCGCGAGTGACGGTGAAACGTCACTCTCGGCGCGTGCTGGCACGGTGCTGTGCGGTACTGTGCGGTCATGGTGACTCCGATGCTCGAGCCTGACGCTAGCTTCTACTCGGCGCTGTCGGGACGGCGTGAGGACTTCCCGGCGACGAGAATTCGAGTTCCGCGAATCCCGACGGCTCGCTTCTCAGTCCTTCCAGTCCGGATTCTCGCGCGGTGGGCTGAAGATGTCCACGCCCTCGACGGGCACGTCGCCGCGGTTCTCGGCGGCGTGAGGTTCGTCGCCGGGGATGGCGTACGAGTCGCCCTCGCTCACGTCGATTTCCTCGCCGTCCACGAGGAAAGTCAGCGTTCCGTTCGTGATGAAGCCGGTCTGTTCGTTGGGATGGCTGTGTTCGGGCACCTCCGCGTCGGGTTCGATGAAGAAGTGCTGGACGTTCATCTCGTCGGCACCCGCGAGCAGCGAGAGGTGGACGCCATCGACGGCTTCGGTGGACTCCTCGGCGTCTTTGGGTACGACTTCCATAGTCGGCCGTACCGAGAACCGCGAGCGACGTAAAGGTTCGACTACGGGAAAACGAATCGAGGAGAGTGAGGGAGAGAATGAGGCCGATAGCGAAGGAGTGAGACCGGCAGAGAGGGAGCGAGGACGACAGCGAGAGAGCGAGACCGTCGGTCGTCTCAGCGCCCGAGGTCCTCGTGGGCGCTCGACAGGTGCCGAGAGGCGAGCGCCGCGAGCAGCGAGAGTTCCCCGGCGAGCGCGCCCACGGCGATGATTTCGGCGAGCGCGTCGGCGTTGCTCCCGGCGGGGTCGCCGCCGCCGCGCAGGCCCAGCACGTCGAGGGCCTCCGACTGAGTGGGGAGCTTGGTGCCGCCGCCGACCGTACCGACCTCCAGACTGGCGAGACTCACGCTGGCGTACAGCGCGTCCTCGCGGGCCTCGACGGTCGTGATGGCGTTGGCCCCTTCCACGACCTGCGCGGCGTCCTGTCCGGTGGCGAGGAACGCCGCGGCGACGACGTTCGCGGCGTGGGCGTTGAAGCCGAGGGCTCCGGCCTTCGCGCTCCCGACGAGGTTCTTGCGGGTGTTGGCCTCCTCGATGGCCTCCGGCGTGGTGTGGAGGCGGTCTTCGACCGTCTCGCGCGGAATCGTCACGTCCGCCGTGACGCTCCGGCCCCGTCCCTCGACCGCGTTGATGGCGGCGGGCTTCTTGTCCGAGCAGAGGTTACCCGAGAGCGCGACCAGCGAGGCGGGCGTCTCCTCCTCCACGAGGTCGGCCGCTTCTCGGGTGGCGATGGTCGCCATGTTCATCCCCATCGCGTCTTTAGTGTCGTAGACGAACCGCAGGTAGACCGAATCGCCGACGACGTAGGTGTCCACGTCGACGAGTTCGCCGTGGCTGGTGGTCGATTCGGCGGCCTCCCGGAGCCGGTCGGTGTTCTCGCGGACCCACGAGACGACTTCCTCGGCCTCCGCGATGCCGCCGACGCGGAACACCGGCGCGCGGGTCATGCCCGATTTGGTGACGCGCGCGTCCGAACCGCCGGCGGTCGCGATGACCGATAGCCCTCGGTTGACGCTCGCCAGCAGCGCGCCCTCGGTCGTGGCAAGCGGCAGGTAGAACTCGCCGTCGGCCGCGCCACCCGCGACCTGCACCGGCCCGGCGACTCCCATCGGAATCTGGGCCGCGCCCACCATGTTCTCGATGGCGGTGTCGGCGGCCTGCTCGGCGTCGAGCGCGTAGTCGCCGATGGTCTCGACGTCGGCGTCGGTCTCCAGTTCGAGGAGTCGCCTGCGGGCCGCCGCGGCCGTCTCGGCGTCGGTGCGGTCGTCGAGTTCGTGGAGGCGCAATTCGCCCTCGCGGACCAACTCTGCGAGCGCCTCGGGGTCGCTCGCGGCGCTGGCGTCCGAATCGCTCGCGGCGGAGTCGTCGGTCATGTCCGGGGGATGGCGGGCGCGGCCCCTAACAGTTCTCATTCCGGTCGAGTGCGCGAGTCGCCTCCGCCGACTCGCGCCCGACCGGACGCGACCGGACCGGTCCCGTGGTCTCGCTCGCGAGGACGCGACTACTTTTACTTTCACTGCGCGCGTGGCTGAGGTTTATGCGGGTCTCGGCCGTAGCCGTAATCGGTCCCGGCGCGGCCGACCGGAGCGAGCGAGTTCCTGCACGCAGCGCCTCCTCCGCCGGGGTGCGACCCCAGTCAGTTCGATTCGGTCTCCACCCGACTGCTGTCATCCCCTACCCCCAACGCCACGCACCCCGGCCGCCACCGCGGGACCGTTTGTCATGACCGCGACGAAATCCGAGGGGGAGCCGTCCCTCACCGATTCGCGGTTCGCACAGTTGCTCCGACTGGTGAAACTCGTGTTGACCGTCCTGACGCTCGCCGTCACGCTCTGGAGAGCGTCGGGAATCCCGTAACCGAGTCGTCTTTTGACTACCGGAAACGTCACTCCCGCTCGTCGTCCTCGTCGGGGAGACGACCGACCGCCTTCTCCCACCGGTCTCGGGCCGCCTGTCCGGGGTCCGCGAACGGGTCGTACGTGATGTCTTCGAGCGTTCCGAGGTGCGCGAACCCGTCGTCGTCGGTCCGCTTGCGCCACAGGCCGAACGCGGTCACGGTCACCAGCGACCCGAACAGGACCGCCAACGCGACGCTTGCGGCACCGTCGAGGGGGAGCGCCACGAAGAGCAGGACCGCAACCAGTCAGACCAGTTGGAACGCGTAGAGGAGGAGACCCAACCGGCCGCCCGAAAGCTCGATACGCTTCCCCATCTCTTCCGGAGAGTCGAATCCCGGGCGAATAATCCTTTCACCGACGCTCCCGACGGTCAGAGCAACCGGTAGCGCCCGCGACTCTCGCTGACCTCGCCGCGGCGGGTCAGTTTGTCGAGCGCGTCGCGGACGTACTCGGCCGGGACGCCCTCCTCGCCGGCGTGCGCGACCACCTCGTCCTCGGTCGGCCGGTCGAGTTCCCGCAGGGCCGCCAGCACGGTGTCCTTCCGCGAGGACCCGCGCGTGCTGGCCGACCGGTTCTCGACGCGCTCGGCGGCCGCCTCGACCTCGTCGGTGTCGATGCCCGACGCTTCCAGATACTCGTCGTCCGAGACGCCAGCCTCCTCGACCTGCGACTCCATCTCGCTGAAGGAGTCCAATTCGGCGAACGTCTCGCCTTCGCCCTGCCGGTTGGCGAGTATCGACGACCGGACCTCGCGGGCGTGGTCCTCGTCGTCGGTCTCCACGAACTTCTTCAGCTTCTCGAACTTCCGGCGCTTGCCGCATCGGGGACACTGCGTGGTCTCCGGGCGACCCTCCACGATTTTGAGCGCCTGACAGTCGCTACACCCCACGACGGCGTACATACGTCTCGGTCGGGCTTTTTCGTACGTGAATCTTCGGTCTCGAACCGGTTTGGACGAGTTTAGCAATTTTATATATTTCTTTAAAGATTATTTTCCTTCTTCTGAGGTGTCTACAGTTGTCCGCCCGCGGTCGCCGGCCACGGTCGGCGGCGTAGCGGTGCGACGGCGCGGCGGTGCGTTTCGGCGGCGCGCTGAAACGCGCCGCCGCGCCATGTCGATTCCGGTCGGGAACGCCGAGGCCACTCCGACCCGACTCCGCTCCGGTGCGTATCCGGTAGCCACAAAAGCGAGCGGTCCCAAGACCGACGTAGCAATGGTCTCGGCCGCCACAGTCATCGGGTTCCTGCTCATCATGGTCGTCAACACCGTCCTCGCGGCGGTCTCCATCCGCTTCTTCCGGCTTCGGCTCTCGACCCAGTGGGGTGCCGTGGTGTACTCGGCGGTGTTCATCCCGCTGATGTACTTCGTCACGACCATCCTCCTCTCGGGGTTCGTCGGCTTCGGCGGGACCGGCGTCGAGGACCGGGGCACCGCGCTCATCGTGGTCTGGGTGATTCCGTTCACGCTGGCGGTGTCGCTCGAACTGTTCTGGATGCCCGCGCCCGACGAGGTCGAACTGCCCGAGCAGACTGGGTGAGAGACGATTTACGAAGTCCCGCCCGCTCGCTACGAATCAGATACGACTTCGAAGTGACCGTGAGAACCGTAACGACGACCGCCTCGGAAGCCCCCGCCCGCTCGCGGTCGCTGGCCGACATATCTTCGGCCCGGCACTCGCTTCGCTCGGGCCACGCCTCGATAGCGGGTCGGCCAGACGACCACGGTAAACGCGAGCGGTCGGCCCCTTCATCCCTCCACGGTGGACTGGTCGGCCGAGCTTTTCCGGTGGATTGGTCGGTTAAACGCGACGGTGAACCTGTCAGGTTGCGCGACGGGATTTCGAGGAGACCCCTATCGCTTTTCCCGCCTTGGCCCGTACCTCGCGGACATGGACGCCGAGCTTCACGAGAGCGTCGAGGAGGCCGCCAGCGACATCGCCAGCATGGAAATTCGCGGTGCGGCAACCATCGCCGACGCCGCGGCCGAGGCGCTCGCCGCGCAGGCCGAGGACAGCACGGCCGACGACCCCGCGGCGTTTCGCGCGGAGATGCGCGCCGCGGCGCGGCGACTCCGCGAGACCAGACCGACCGCGGTCAGCCTGCCGAACGCGCTCCGGTACGTCCTCCGCGGGATGGACGGCGAGACGGTGCCCGACCTCCGCGAGTCGGTGGTCGAGAGCGCCCGCGAGTTCCGGCGCGAACTCGACCAAGCCCAGGAGAATCTGGGGCGCATCGGCGCGAACCGCCTGCGCGACGGCGACACCGTGATGACCCACTGCCACTCGACCGACGCGCTCTCCTGCGTCGAGGCGGCCTTGGATCAGGGCAAGGAAATCGAAGCCATCGTCAAGGAGACCCGGCCGCGCAAGCAGGGCCACATCACCGCCAAGCAACTCCGCGAGTGGGACGTTCCCGTCACGCTGGTCGTGGACAACGCGGCCCGCCGATACCTCGACGAGACCGACCACGTGCTGGTCGGCGCGGACTCCATCGCGGCTGACGGGTCGGTCATCAACAAGATCGGGACCTCCGGACTGGCGGTCAACGCCCGCGAACGGGGCGTCCCCATCATGGTCGCGGCCCAGACGCTGAAGCTCCACCCCGATACGATGACGGGCCACACCGTCGAAATCGAGATGCGCGACGAGCGGGAGGTCCTGACCGAGGACGAGGAACTCGAAATCGACGGCGAGACCGACGGCGAGAGCTTCGCAATCGAGAACCCCGCGTTCGACGTGACGCCGCCGCGCTACGTGGACGCCATCGTGACCGAGCGCGGGCAGTTCCCCCCCGAGAGCATCGTGACGCTGATGCGCGAACTGTTCGGCGACCAGCAGGGCGGCGAGCCGTGGGAGGAGTAGCGAGCGTACCGCGCCTGTCCGCCGGAAACAGCGATTTTGCTCCGGAACCCGCCCGCCCGATTTCCGCCACCCACACCTTCTTGCCGACACCTGTCCATGGCCCGCTATGTCACGACTACCCGAGGGCGTCGTCGGCGACGCCTACACCAGTCGATTCGCGTGGGAGACGCTCGAAGCGCTCGTCGAAGTCGGCAACCGGATGGCCGGACAGGAGGGCGAGCGCGAGGGGGCGGAAGTAATCGCGGACGCCTTCGCCGAGGCCGGACTGCGCACGGTCGAGGTAGACGAGTTCGAGATTCCCGGCTGGTGGCGCGGCTCCTCCGAGTTGACCCTCGACGACCCCCACGCCCGGACCTACGAGCGGTCCCACGAGGTCGTCGCGCTCCCCGGCACGCCCGCCGGAGAGGCCGCGGGCGAGGTCGTGGACGTCGGCTACGGTACCCCCGCGGAGTTCGAGGCGGCGGACCTCGACGGGAAGATAGCGATGGCGTCGAGCGAGACGCCCGACGACCACGGGCGCTGGATTCACCGGATGGAGAAGTACGTCGCGGCCGCCGAGGCCGGAGCGGTCGGGTTCGTCTTCCGGAACCACGTCGAGGGGTGT
Protein-coding sequences here:
- the icd gene encoding isocitrate dehydrogenase (NADP(+)), whose translation is MSYDKVEVPESGEPVTVAEEGEDGLEVPENPIIPIIHGDGIGQDVGPAAQKVLSKAAEATGREVNWMRLYAGESARQKYGEDVNLPDETVEAIREHRVAIKGPLTTPVGAGFRSLNVALRQTLDLYANVRPTYYLDGVPSPMKAPEEMDMVTFRENTEDVYAGIEWEQGTEEVEKVRNFVEEEMGFDETMHEGPIGLGLKPISEKGSKRLVREAIDYAIENDRDKVTLVHKGNIMKFTEGQFGDWGMEVADEEYPDDEVFAAPDSLWEEQDEVDIPEDAVMVEERLADAMLQWMQLRTDEFDVLAMPNLNGDYLSDAAGAQIGGLGIAPGANFGDNRCLAEPVHGSAPKRAGQDKANPSALILSGRLLFEYLGWDDTGQLIRDAVEQTISSGTVTYDLARQREDAEKVSTTEYAEAICDNIDDLA
- a CDS encoding cupin domain-containing protein; translated protein: MEVVPKDAEESTEAVDGVHLSLLAGADEMNVQHFFIEPDAEVPEHSHPNEQTGFITNGTLTFLVDGEEIDVSEGDSYAIPGDEPHAAENRGDVPVEGVDIFSPPRENPDWKD
- the hmgA gene encoding hydroxymethylglutaryl-CoA reductase (NADPH); this encodes MTDDSAASDSDASAASDPEALAELVREGELRLHELDDRTDAETAAAARRRLLELETDADVETIGDYALDAEQAADTAIENMVGAAQIPMGVAGPVQVAGGAADGEFYLPLATTEGALLASVNRGLSVIATAGGSDARVTKSGMTRAPVFRVGGIAEAEEVVSWVRENTDRLREAAESTTSHGELVDVDTYVVGDSVYLRFVYDTKDAMGMNMATIATREAADLVEEETPASLVALSGNLCSDKKPAAINAVEGRGRSVTADVTIPRETVEDRLHTTPEAIEEANTRKNLVGSAKAGALGFNAHAANVVAAAFLATGQDAAQVVEGANAITTVEAREDALYASVSLASLEVGTVGGGTKLPTQSEALDVLGLRGGGDPAGSNADALAEIIAVGALAGELSLLAALASRHLSSAHEDLGR
- a CDS encoding DUF5817 domain-containing protein; protein product: MYAVVGCSDCQALKIVEGRPETTQCPRCGKRRKFEKLKKFVETDDEDHAREVRSSILANRQGEGETFAELDSFSEMESQVEEAGVSDDEYLEASGIDTDEVEAAAERVENRSASTRGSSRKDTVLAALRELDRPTEDEVVAHAGEEGVPAEYVRDALDKLTRRGEVSESRGRYRLL
- a CDS encoding ribose 1,5-bisphosphate isomerase — translated: MDAELHESVEEAASDIASMEIRGAATIADAAAEALAAQAEDSTADDPAAFRAEMRAAARRLRETRPTAVSLPNALRYVLRGMDGETVPDLRESVVESAREFRRELDQAQENLGRIGANRLRDGDTVMTHCHSTDALSCVEAALDQGKEIEAIVKETRPRKQGHITAKQLREWDVPVTLVVDNAARRYLDETDHVLVGADSIAADGSVINKIGTSGLAVNARERGVPIMVAAQTLKLHPDTMTGHTVEIEMRDEREVLTEDEELEIDGETDGESFAIENPAFDVTPPRYVDAIVTERGQFPPESIVTLMRELFGDQQGGEPWEE